In Flavobacterium lacustre, a genomic segment contains:
- a CDS encoding HAD family hydrolase, with amino-acid sequence MNLKVIAFDADDTLWINETYFDETEKKFCGLMEDYLSHQGISKELFKVEIDNLKLYGYGIKGYILSMIEAAMTISNHTLPIEIIEKIIEYGKELLEKPIVLLDGVEETLEALHGKYKLVVATKGDLLDQRRKLHNSGLGHYFHHIEVMSDKQEVDYSDLIKRLEIQPSEFFMIGNSLKSDVLPVLAIGGHAVHIPFHTTWAHEKIDHKVEHENFRTFEKMTDVLKRLE; translated from the coding sequence ATGAACCTAAAAGTAATTGCTTTCGATGCCGATGATACCTTATGGATCAACGAAACGTATTTTGATGAAACCGAGAAGAAATTCTGTGGTTTGATGGAAGATTATTTGTCACATCAAGGAATTTCTAAAGAATTATTCAAGGTCGAAATTGATAATTTAAAATTATACGGCTACGGAATCAAAGGCTATATTCTTTCTATGATTGAAGCGGCGATGACTATTTCGAATCATACGCTTCCGATAGAAATCATTGAAAAAATCATTGAATACGGAAAAGAATTACTCGAAAAACCAATTGTTTTATTGGATGGCGTGGAAGAAACTTTAGAAGCTTTACACGGAAAATATAAATTAGTAGTTGCCACCAAAGGCGATTTATTAGACCAACGTCGAAAATTACACAATTCAGGTTTGGGTCATTACTTTCATCATATTGAAGTGATGTCAGACAAACAGGAAGTGGATTATTCGGATTTGATTAAACGATTGGAAATACAACCTTCGGAATTTTTTATGATTGGAAATTCTTTAAAATCGGATGTTTTGCCGGTTTTGGCCATTGGCGGACACGCTGTTCATATTCCGTTTCACACGACTTGGGCTCACGAGAAAATTGATCATAAAGTAGAACATGAAAACTTCCGTACTTTTGAAAAAATGACTGATGTTTTAAAAAGACTGGAATAA
- a CDS encoding T9SS sorting signal type C domain-containing protein translates to MRNKLLSKKANNLFFFFVLILLFTVSLSNAANRFSVATGNWSSTATWSATLGGASGASVPVAGDVVTIAGGFTVTLSANAACTDVTVNAGSALNIVNRTLTASGFFVNNGSVTGTTGTISLMGNFTNSGTFTLRTGRLAVSAGTFSSTNSFTFTGAGMLVLGGNFSYSGTFTLLSAQVQFTGTANQSIQGFTTTGTVSMLKTGGTATLSGNVNGAGLTISGVGGTLNLVSGTHTFSGNWTRTNGTLNCGSSLLRIRGNISGTGGAFTAGSGTVEYYRAGGQTAAVLTYNNLILSGSNTKTFANLPTVNGVLSMQGTATVNVLTGAITYGANATLQYNTATARSVGATDEWITPFIASGGVVIANTGKITMTVAKTFNATAPLTVNSSAQLGLGTVLLTLNGNFINNGLATGTTGGVTITGTATQSIGAFTTTGTVSMTKASGTATLTGNINGAGLTINGVAGTLNLGTGLTHTLTGAVALNSGTLNGGSSRLNVNFSGSAWNGTGSNFNRGTGTVNFGGAAQTLDVVSTFNNLIFSNSGIKTLAGVPTINGILSMEGTATVSVVPNYGTSATLQYNRSVYQGTGPEWKTPFTSTGGVNIINTGTITCGGAKVFNAGVPLSISGGATLDNGGFAISGGSTLFVADTGTLVVSGASVFPSGFGTTTLSPTSTVEYTGTVQSIANHVYGNLVLTGSGNKNFTAATTIVGSLEVTGSAVAILPNGTLSSASSILFSGVLQTSGNWGGTASGATFKSGPRFGSTTTGIISNISCTVGYWLGGISTDWSVAGNWCGSVLPTAITDVTIAPAVRQPVLSASSVCRNITIASGASLGLASNTLTVSGNWTNNGGTFTAGTGTVVFNGIAAQSIGGTSVSVFNNLTNANTNAAITAGRGITVNGILSMSNVASLLEMQTFALSGGASFSNTGAGQIRTSNTTSLPIPTGKTWNNTIVYLNPTGGQTIVGGTYNGTPSLEIDNISGIQTASGAIVAGGQLNINNGGTPTFKTNGFPLTVHALNLNSGATLDMGTGVFSYANLVAMNGTVRFSGATNGLAFPSGTVEYYAATPTVAIVADGVYYDLLFSGTGTYTIGSNIEVANTLTVNSGALKVLDSFSVSVDDAVIVSPLATFTLENNASLVQIGYTGPNTGEINVIRNTTPIVLDDYTYWSSPTTGTQTLHDFSPNTYSGRFYNYNNSWGSLNETTTVFEPGIGYAIQASQGTSSTIPSVDTSYQFVGVPNNGTTVVPLVVRTSDNKGHRLIGNPYPSAIDADDFINANLEYTGTINQTITGTLYFWTHNHATSGYDYMATDYATYNLFGSVGVSSGTGNLTNPSQYIASGQGFFVQNKFAGDITFDNTMRIIENNTNFYRQNKVNSDEDRSRIWLKLAKNAVDVTGTLIGYGPNSTNEYDSGYDSFVYDKNQSFSIYSFIGTNKMAIQSKVLPFVDSDTFPIGYSINSAGNATISIEKVDGFFLYDQPVYLEDKVLNVVHDIVNSPYIFSTAAGTFNDRFVLRYTDKTLGTDDFESIEKSVLISKNKSELRIKSAVENIKNIAVYDLLGRKVFEKSDVNNTEFSTSDFVLRNQIVVVKVTLENGKTVSQKVVF, encoded by the coding sequence ATGAGAAATAAATTACTCTCTAAAAAAGCAAATAACTTGTTTTTCTTCTTTGTTTTAATCTTATTATTTACTGTTTCATTATCGAATGCTGCAAATCGTTTTTCTGTAGCAACGGGCAACTGGAGTTCAACTGCAACTTGGTCAGCAACTTTAGGAGGTGCATCGGGTGCATCGGTTCCTGTAGCTGGAGATGTTGTTACTATTGCCGGAGGTTTTACAGTGACGCTTTCTGCAAACGCAGCTTGTACGGATGTTACGGTTAATGCAGGAAGTGCTTTAAATATCGTAAATAGAACCCTTACAGCATCAGGTTTTTTTGTAAATAATGGGTCGGTTACTGGAACAACCGGAACTATATCACTTATGGGTAATTTTACGAATTCGGGGACATTTACTTTGAGAACAGGACGATTAGCAGTATCTGCCGGTACTTTTTCCAGTACAAATTCCTTTACTTTCACAGGAGCAGGAATGTTAGTTTTAGGAGGAAATTTTTCATATTCAGGAACATTTACTTTATTATCTGCACAAGTTCAGTTTACCGGAACAGCAAATCAATCAATACAAGGCTTTACTACAACAGGAACAGTTAGTATGCTCAAAACAGGAGGGACAGCCACCCTTTCAGGGAATGTAAATGGTGCCGGATTAACCATTAGTGGTGTTGGAGGGACTTTAAATTTGGTTTCAGGAACGCACACTTTTTCTGGAAATTGGACTAGAACAAATGGGACTTTAAATTGTGGTTCAAGTCTTTTGAGAATCCGTGGAAATATCTCGGGTACAGGAGGCGCGTTTACAGCAGGTTCCGGAACGGTAGAATATTATAGAGCAGGAGGACAGACTGCAGCTGTATTGACATACAATAATTTAATACTTTCAGGTTCAAATACGAAGACCTTTGCTAATTTACCTACGGTAAATGGTGTTCTGTCTATGCAAGGTACGGCAACAGTAAATGTGTTAACAGGAGCTATAACTTATGGCGCAAATGCTACACTTCAATATAATACGGCTACAGCAAGAAGCGTTGGAGCTACAGATGAATGGATTACACCATTTATAGCATCAGGGGGAGTTGTTATTGCTAATACTGGTAAAATAACAATGACTGTGGCGAAAACATTTAATGCCACAGCTCCACTTACTGTAAATTCTTCTGCACAATTAGGATTGGGGACTGTATTATTGACTTTGAATGGTAATTTTATTAATAATGGTTTAGCTACAGGAACAACAGGAGGTGTAACTATTACAGGAACAGCAACACAAAGCATAGGTGCTTTTACTACAACAGGTACAGTTTCAATGACAAAAGCATCAGGTACAGCAACGCTTACAGGAAATATAAATGGAGCAGGATTGACTATAAATGGAGTAGCAGGGACATTGAATTTAGGAACAGGATTGACTCATACACTTACCGGAGCGGTTGCATTGAACAGTGGTACATTAAATGGAGGTTCGAGTAGGTTGAATGTAAATTTTTCAGGCTCAGCATGGAATGGAACAGGCTCTAATTTTAACAGAGGAACAGGAACAGTAAATTTTGGAGGAGCTGCTCAAACACTTGATGTAGTTTCTACGTTTAATAACCTTATATTTTCTAATTCGGGAATTAAAACACTTGCAGGGGTACCTACAATAAATGGAATTCTTTCTATGGAGGGAACAGCTACGGTTTCTGTGGTTCCAAATTATGGCACATCAGCTACATTACAATATAATAGATCAGTATATCAAGGTACAGGTCCGGAATGGAAAACACCATTTACATCAACAGGAGGTGTTAATATTATTAATACTGGAACAATTACATGTGGTGGGGCTAAAGTTTTTAATGCAGGTGTGCCTTTAAGTATTTCAGGTGGTGCTACTTTAGATAACGGAGGTTTTGCAATTTCAGGTGGTTCAACGCTATTTGTTGCTGATACAGGAACATTGGTAGTAAGCGGAGCAAGTGTTTTTCCTTCAGGTTTTGGAACAACAACTTTAAGTCCAACGAGTACTGTGGAATATACCGGTACAGTACAAAGTATTGCAAATCATGTATATGGTAATTTAGTTCTTACGGGTTCGGGCAACAAAAATTTTACAGCTGCAACCACAATTGTGGGGAGTCTTGAAGTGACAGGTTCTGCAGTAGCTATTTTACCTAATGGAACACTCTCATCAGCAAGTTCAATATTATTTTCCGGAGTTTTACAAACATCAGGCAATTGGGGAGGAACTGCTTCAGGAGCAACTTTTAAAAGCGGTCCTAGATTTGGGAGTACTACAACGGGTATTATAAGTAACATATCTTGTACCGTTGGTTATTGGTTAGGCGGAATTAGTACGGATTGGAGCGTGGCAGGAAACTGGTGTGGCAGTGTTTTACCAACAGCAATAACGGATGTTACTATAGCTCCAGCTGTAAGGCAGCCTGTCTTATCAGCTTCAAGTGTATGTCGAAATATAACTATAGCAAGTGGAGCAAGTTTGGGCTTAGCTTCAAATACATTAACCGTTAGTGGTAATTGGACTAATAACGGAGGTACATTTACGGCGGGAACAGGCACAGTAGTTTTTAATGGTATTGCTGCACAATCTATAGGAGGGACAAGTGTCTCTGTCTTTAATAATTTAACGAATGCAAATACAAATGCTGCTATTACGGCAGGAAGAGGCATTACTGTCAATGGAATATTAAGTATGAGTAATGTAGCATCTTTGTTAGAAATGCAAACTTTTGCATTAAGCGGAGGAGCTTCTTTTTCTAATACGGGAGCAGGTCAAATACGAACTTCAAATACGACTTCTTTACCTATTCCGACTGGGAAAACTTGGAATAATACAATTGTATATTTGAATCCAACGGGTGGACAAACGATTGTTGGCGGAACCTATAATGGAACACCTTCTTTGGAAATAGATAATATATCTGGAATTCAAACTGCCTCTGGTGCTATAGTAGCCGGAGGACAATTAAATATCAATAATGGAGGAACTCCAACATTTAAAACGAATGGATTTCCTTTGACTGTACATGCATTAAATCTAAATTCTGGAGCAACATTAGATATGGGAACAGGAGTGTTTTCATATGCAAATCTTGTTGCTATGAATGGTACTGTTCGTTTTTCGGGCGCTACGAATGGATTAGCTTTTCCTTCGGGGACAGTCGAATATTATGCTGCAACACCTACGGTAGCTATTGTTGCTGATGGGGTTTATTATGATTTACTATTTTCGGGTACCGGAACATATACTATTGGTAGTAATATAGAAGTTGCTAATACTTTGACGGTGAATAGTGGAGCGTTAAAAGTTTTAGACTCATTTTCAGTATCTGTTGATGATGCAGTAATTGTTTCTCCTCTGGCAACATTCACATTAGAAAATAATGCAAGTTTGGTACAAATAGGTTATACAGGACCTAATACCGGTGAGATTAACGTGATAAGAAACACAACCCCAATTGTATTAGACGACTATACTTATTGGTCTTCTCCAACGACTGGGACCCAAACATTACATGATTTTTCTCCAAATACCTACAGTGGAAGGTTCTATAATTATAATAATAGTTGGGGAAGTCTAAATGAAACAACAACAGTTTTTGAACCAGGAATAGGCTATGCAATTCAAGCCTCTCAAGGAACGAGTTCTACAATACCTTCCGTTGATACCTCTTATCAATTTGTTGGAGTTCCAAATAATGGTACTACGGTTGTCCCGTTAGTTGTTAGAACATCCGACAATAAAGGGCACCGATTAATAGGGAATCCTTATCCATCAGCCATAGATGCGGATGATTTTATTAATGCTAATCTTGAATATACAGGAACAATTAATCAAACTATTACTGGGACCTTATATTTTTGGACACACAATCATGCTACATCCGGATATGATTATATGGCAACCGATTATGCTACTTATAATTTATTTGGAAGTGTAGGAGTAAGTTCAGGTACAGGAAATTTAACGAATCCAAGTCAGTATATTGCTTCAGGTCAAGGATTTTTTGTTCAAAATAAATTTGCAGGTGATATTACGTTTGACAACACTATGCGAATTATAGAAAACAACACCAATTTTTACAGACAGAATAAAGTTAATAGTGATGAAGATCGCAGCAGAATTTGGCTTAAACTCGCTAAGAATGCAGTTGATGTAACAGGAACTTTGATTGGTTATGGACCAAATTCAACAAATGAATACGATTCAGGTTATGACAGTTTTGTTTATGATAAGAATCAGTCTTTTTCTATTTATAGTTTTATTGGAACAAATAAAATGGCGATACAAAGTAAAGTTTTACCATTTGTAGACTCAGACACATTTCCTATAGGATATAGCATTAATTCAGCAGGAAACGCTACAATAAGTATTGAAAAAGTCGATGGATTCTTCTTGTATGATCAACCGGTTTATCTTGAAGATAAAGTATTAAATGTAGTGCATGATATTGTAAATTCTCCTTACATTTTTAGTACAGCTGCGGGTACTTTTAATGATCGTTTTGTTTTACGTTATACGGATAAAACTCTTGGAACAGATGATTTCGAATCCATAGAAAAAAGTGTTTTGATTTCTAAAAATAAAAGTGAACTGCGAATAAAATCAGCTGTTGAGAACATTAAAAATATTGCAGTATATGATTTACTTGGTCGAAAGGTTTTTGAAAAAAGTGACGTAAATAATACGGAGTTTTCAACATCAGATTTTGTATTAAGAAATCAAATAGTGGTAGTAAAAGTAACTTTAGAAAACGGAAAAACGGTCTCTCAAAAAGTAGTTTTTTAA
- the metG gene encoding methionine--tRNA ligase has protein sequence MIQNPKRYTITAALPYTNGPIHIGHLAGVYVPSDIYSRYLRLQGKDVLFVCGSDEHGVAISMKAKKEGITPQEVIDKYDGIIRKSFSDFGISFDNYSRTSAKIHHDTASEFFRTLYDKGDFIEEVTKQLYDAKADQFLADRFVVGTCPKCGNDEAYGDQCEKCGSTLNATDLINPKSTITGETPILKSTKHWFLPLDRYEDFLKEWILVGHKNDWKPNVYGQVKSWIDGGLEPRAVTRDLDWGIDVPVEGAEGKKLYVWFDAPIGYISSTKEWALREGKDWEPYWKDKDTKLVHFIGKDNIVFHCIIFPAMLKAEGSYILPDNVPANEFLNLEGNKLSTSKNWAVWLHEYLEEFPNQQDVLRYALTSNAPETKDNDFTWKDFQARNNNELVAIYGNFINRVVVLTNKYYNGIVPQPNELSEVDEATLTELKAYPAVISSSVERYRFREALSELMNVARLGNKYLADEEPWKVIKDNPERVQTQMYVALQIAAALSSLCEPFLPFTAKKLSRILKIESPLNWNTISETSDLIPAGHQIGEAELLFAKIEDEEIQKQIDKLEATKTANTAENKKAEPQKEAIQFEDFAKMDIRVGTILEAEKMPKANKLLILKVDTGIDVRTIVSGIAESFKPEDIIGKKVTVLVNLAPRNLRGVESQGMILMTTNTEGKLVFVNPDTDGVANGETIN, from the coding sequence ATGATACAGAATCCAAAAAGATATACGATTACAGCAGCGTTACCTTATACAAACGGACCGATTCACATTGGCCATTTGGCAGGTGTTTACGTGCCTTCAGATATTTATTCCCGTTATTTACGATTGCAAGGAAAAGACGTTTTATTTGTTTGCGGAAGCGATGAACACGGCGTGGCTATTTCGATGAAAGCCAAAAAAGAAGGCATTACGCCACAGGAAGTAATCGATAAATATGACGGAATCATTCGTAAATCGTTCTCAGATTTCGGAATTTCGTTTGATAATTATTCCCGAACTTCTGCCAAAATTCATCATGATACCGCTTCGGAATTTTTTAGAACACTATATGATAAAGGCGATTTTATCGAAGAAGTGACCAAACAATTGTATGATGCAAAAGCCGATCAGTTCTTGGCAGACCGTTTTGTGGTGGGAACTTGCCCAAAATGTGGTAACGATGAAGCGTATGGTGATCAATGCGAAAAATGCGGTTCGACGCTGAATGCGACGGATTTGATTAATCCAAAATCGACAATCACTGGAGAAACTCCTATTTTGAAATCTACGAAACACTGGTTTTTACCTTTAGACCGTTATGAAGATTTCTTGAAAGAATGGATTCTCGTTGGACATAAAAACGACTGGAAACCGAATGTTTATGGACAAGTAAAATCTTGGATTGACGGCGGATTAGAGCCTCGCGCGGTAACTCGTGACTTAGATTGGGGAATTGATGTTCCCGTTGAAGGCGCCGAAGGAAAAAAATTATATGTATGGTTTGACGCACCGATTGGCTATATTTCTTCCACTAAAGAATGGGCCTTGCGCGAAGGAAAAGATTGGGAACCTTACTGGAAAGATAAAGACACAAAACTAGTTCACTTTATTGGGAAAGACAATATTGTCTTCCATTGCATCATTTTTCCTGCGATGTTAAAGGCTGAAGGAAGTTATATTTTGCCGGACAATGTGCCTGCAAATGAGTTCTTGAACTTGGAAGGAAATAAATTATCGACTTCCAAAAACTGGGCGGTTTGGTTGCACGAATATTTGGAAGAATTTCCGAATCAGCAAGATGTTTTGCGTTATGCGTTGACATCGAATGCGCCGGAAACGAAAGATAATGATTTTACCTGGAAAGATTTTCAAGCAAGAAACAACAATGAATTGGTTGCGATTTACGGAAATTTCATTAATCGTGTCGTGGTTTTGACTAATAAATATTACAACGGAATTGTACCACAACCGAATGAACTTTCGGAAGTAGACGAAGCCACTTTAACTGAATTGAAAGCGTATCCAGCTGTGATTTCTAGTTCTGTGGAGCGCTACAGATTCCGTGAAGCGTTGAGCGAATTGATGAATGTGGCTCGTTTAGGAAATAAATATTTGGCTGACGAAGAGCCTTGGAAAGTAATCAAAGACAATCCGGAACGCGTACAAACACAAATGTATGTGGCGTTGCAAATTGCAGCTGCTTTGAGCTCACTTTGCGAACCATTCTTGCCATTTACAGCAAAAAAATTATCAAGAATTCTAAAAATAGAAAGTCCGTTGAACTGGAATACGATCTCAGAAACATCTGATTTGATTCCGGCTGGTCACCAAATTGGCGAAGCGGAATTATTGTTTGCTAAAATTGAAGATGAGGAAATTCAAAAACAAATAGACAAACTGGAAGCGACAAAAACTGCTAATACTGCCGAAAACAAAAAAGCGGAACCACAGAAAGAAGCCATTCAATTTGAGGATTTTGCTAAAATGGATATTCGTGTGGGAACAATCTTGGAAGCCGAAAAAATGCCGAAAGCCAACAAGCTTTTGATTTTGAAAGTCGATACCGGAATTGATGTCCGCACAATCGTTTCAGGGATTGCGGAGAGTTTTAAACCAGAAGATATTATTGGTAAAAAAGTGACTGTTTTAGTGAATTTGGCTCCAAGAAACCTTCGTGGCGTAGAAAGTCAAGGAATGATTTTGATGACAACAAACACCGAAGGAAAATTGGTTTTTGTAAATCCGGATACAGATGGCGTTGCCAATGGAGAAACGATAAATTAA